From Candidatus Woesearchaeota archaeon, one genomic window encodes:
- a CDS encoding 30S ribosomal protein S9, which produces MKAINCSGKRKRAVARVTLKQGSGKIKVNNVSIELIQPEISRMKIMEPLILAGDTASKVDINVNVNGGGITSQAEAARLAIGRALVQFNKLLEKDFLDYDRQLLVADIRRKETRKPNRHGKARAKVQKSYR; this is translated from the coding sequence ATGAAAGCAATAAATTGCTCTGGGAAGAGAAAAAGGGCTGTTGCAAGGGTTACATTAAAGCAGGGAAGCGGCAAAATAAAGGTCAACAATGTTTCCATCGAGCTAATTCAGCCAGAGATTTCAAGGATGAAAATTATGGAGCCATTGATATTGGCGGGCGATACAGCCTCAAAGGTAGATATTAATGTAAATGTCAACGGAGGCGGAATTACAAGCCAGGCAGAAGCTGCAAGACTGGCAATAGGAAGGGCATTAGTGCAGTTTAATAAGCTGCTTGAGAAAGATTTTTTGGATTATGACAGGCAATTGCTTGTTGCAGATATCAGGAGAAAGGAAACGAGAAAGCCAAACAGGCACGGAAAAGCGCGTGCAAAAGTTCAAAAAAGCTACAGGTGA
- a CDS encoding SAM-dependent methyltransferase produces MQPKFVIEHLEKKLYKWCFLEYGNIAKIVGKGNIIFTNIKNKKELLKLKKLGNACKESVFDFKFNKNKTCVLDPNSKKTLTPAIARKFDYFIFGGILGNYPPEKRTKRLLTEKLKFESFNIGKKQMSTDNAVLAVKLIIDGVPLEKIKFKDNIKIKTGRNEEVILPYRYVVLNGKIFISEELIKSLKNGKKF; encoded by the coding sequence ATGCAACCTAAATTTGTCATCGAGCATCTGGAAAAAAAGCTGTATAAGTGGTGTTTTCTTGAATACGGGAATATAGCAAAGATTGTTGGAAAAGGCAACATAATATTTACAAATATAAAAAATAAAAAAGAGCTTTTAAAATTAAAAAAGCTCGGTAATGCCTGTAAAGAAAGTGTTTTTGATTTTAAATTTAATAAAAATAAAACGTGCGTTCTTGATCCAAACTCAAAGAAAACATTAACGCCTGCAATCGCAAGAAAATTTGATTATTTTATTTTTGGCGGCATACTTGGAAATTATCCTCCTGAAAAAAGAACAAAAAGATTGTTGACTGAAAAATTAAAATTTGAATCTTTCAATATCGGAAAAAAGCAGATGAGCACGGATAATGCTGTTTTGGCTGTAAAATTGATCATTGATGGCGTTCCGCTTGAGAAAATAAAGTTCAAGGACAACATAAAAATTAAAACCGGCAGGAATGAAGAAGTGATATTGCCTTATAGATATGTTGTTTTGAATGGGAAGATTTTTATTTCTGAAGAGCTGATTAAAAGTTTGAAAAATGGGAAGAAGTTTTGA
- a CDS encoding DNA-directed RNA polymerase subunit N, translated as MIIPIRCFSCGKPVAQLWESFQERVSKGESRKKVLDDLGLERYCCRALFLGHIDLIDKIAPFKKF; from the coding sequence ATGATTATTCCAATAAGATGTTTCAGCTGCGGAAAGCCGGTTGCCCAATTGTGGGAATCTTTCCAGGAGCGAGTTTCAAAAGGAGAAAGCAGAAAAAAAGTTCTTGATGATCTTGGATTGGAGAGATACTGCTGCAGAGCATTGTTCTTGGGGCATATCGATCTTATCGATAAGATCGCGCCGTTTAAGAAATTTTAA